In one Balaenoptera musculus isolate JJ_BM4_2016_0621 chromosome 2, mBalMus1.pri.v3, whole genome shotgun sequence genomic region, the following are encoded:
- the LOC118889346 gene encoding 10 kDa heat shock protein, mitochondrial-like yields the protein MAGQAFRKFLPLFDRVLAERSAAKTVSKEGIMFPKQSQGKVLQATVVAVGSGSKGKGGEIQPAGVKVGDKVLLPEYGGTKVVLDDKDYFLFRDGDILGKYVD from the coding sequence ATGGCAGGACAGGCATTTAGAAAGTTTCTTCCCCTCTTTGACCGAGTATTAGCTGAAAGAAGTGCAGCCAAAACAGTAAGCAAAGAAGGCATTATGTTTCCAAAACAATCACAAGGAAAAGTATTGCAAGCAACGGTAGTAGCTGTTGGATCGGGCTCTAAAGGAAAGGGTGGAGAGATTCAACCAGCTGGTGTGAAAGTCGGAGATAAAGTTCTTCTCCCAGAATATGGAGGCACCAAAGTAGTTCTAGACGACAAGGATTATTTCTTATTTAGAGATGGTGACATTCTTGGAAAATATGTTGACTAA